The window GGAGTCTAAAACCAGCCTTGTGCTGGCGATCGAGGGCGCTCACTGTCTGGCGCCGGGCGAGGGATCGATCGACCTTTGTCACGACATCGGCGTCCGGTTGATAACGCTTTGCTGGAACAACTCCAATTGGCTGGCGACCTCCGCGGCCCAGGCGGACACATTTGCACACGGGTTGACGCCATTGGGGCGCGCAGCGGTCAGGAGAATGAGCCAGCGGGGTATAATTGTTGATGTCTCGCACGCTTCGGAGCGGACGTTTTGGGACGTGGCGGAGGTTTGCGATAGACCCTTCATAGCCTCGCACTCCTGCGCAAGGGCGCTTCAGGATCACGCGCGCAACCTGGACGACGAGCAGATTCGCGCGATCGCATACGCCAATGGCATTGTGGGCGTGAACTTCTGCGAGGCGTTCCTGCGGTCGAGCCCGGGTGCTTCCATTGACGACGTGATAGCCCACATTGAGTACATTCTCTCTTTGGTCGGCGACAATCATGTCTGCTTTGGGTCGGATTTTGATGGCATTCCGGTGGGGCCTGAGGGACTGGAGAACGTAAGCAAGCTGCCGTCTCTAGTGGACAGGCTTCTCGAGAGAGGGCACACGGAGGCGACCGTTCGCAAGGTTGCCGGCGAGAACCTGCTTAGAGTCTTCAGAGAAGTCTGTGGATAGCTGCGACGAAGGGCAATGACTGCCTATTTCTCGACACTCGCTAGGCTGTGGGGAGCGAGTTTCGGCCTCGGCCTGCTGGCCTGGCCCGTCATCATGTTCCCCTGCAAGCCTCTCCGCGACCGGGGATATGCCATCAGCAAAGTTTTTGGGACCCTGCTTGTAACCTACGGCGCGTGGCTCGCATCATCGCTCAAGGTTGTGCCTTTCGGCCTGCCTTCAATCCTTACTTCCGCAGCTGTGCTCGCCATAACCTCGTCCCTAACGCTCCTTCTGAGGCGCAAGGAGGTCCCGACTCTCGTCAAACCCCGCCTGCGCTCGATCGCCCTGACCGAGGTCGTGTTCATCGTCATCCTGGCGTTGATTCTCCTGCTGGTCGGCTATTATCCGGACGTAACGCCGGGCTCGGAGGGCATGATGGACCTGGGCATTCTCAACTCCGTATCCAGAACCGATTACTTCCCTGCGAAAGACGTCTGGATGAGCGGCGAGAGCATGAACTACTACTACTTCGGCCATGTCCTCGTGGCCGCGGTTGCGAAGCTCTGCCAAATGACCCCTGTGGCGTTCTACAACCCCGCCAAAGCGCTATGGTTCGCTCTTTTCTGGCTCGGGATATTTTCACTGGGTTTCTCGATGACCCGGCGCGCCTCATACGGCTTCCTAGCCATTTTCTTGGTCGGGATAGCGGGGAACTTCGACGCCCTACTGCAACTTTTGGCGCTCTGTAACCCCCTCTCGCTTGACTGGTTCGGCTCCTCGAGAATCATCCCAGACACCATCAATGAGTTCCCATTCTTCAGCCTGCTGTGGGGTGATCTGCACGCTTACGTCCTCTCGCTTCCGCTCTTTGCGACGTCCCTGGCCCTTATCTACTGCCTGAATGGGCGACTCACACCAAGGCGCGGGCATTCTGACAGCAGGGAAACCCCATACGGGCTCATCGTCCTCTTGGCACTGTGCGGAGGCGCGCTCATGGTAACGAACGCCTGGGACTTAATCTCGATGTCACTTGTCCTGTTTGCTGTTGTGATCTCCGCCCTGCCCCTTGTGAGAACTGGCCTCCTGCGGCATGTTATCGCCATTGCCAGGACTACATTCCCGGTTCTCGGCGGGGCAGTGGTTCTATTTCTCCCCTTCATACTCTCCGTCTCGCAGAACCGCCCCATCGGCTTCGTCAAGGAGCGAACCGATTCTGCCGATTTTGTGGTTGTCTTCGGGGTATTGCTCGTGCCGATTCTAGTGGAGGCGCTGGTTGCGATTCGTTTTGCACGGGTGGGTCATGCAGGGCCAAGTGGTGGGACGTCGTGGGTGGTCCGGGCCTTTTTTGTTGTCTGTCTATATGTCGCTTTGGGGCGGCCAACTTGGATGCTACTCCTATTGGTCATCCCGCTGGCAGTCCTGGGATACTTTCACATGGGTAGGCTAGTTTCCGGGCGGGACAAGGATGAGTTAGAGGCTTGGCTCTCACGGGGTCGGTTCTTCGCGGTCCTTGTGGTCTCGGGGGCGCTGATAGCTTTTTCATGTGAGATGTTCTATGTAGAGGACGTTTACAGTGGAGGTCTGGCTCGGATGAATACCGTCTTCAAGCTTTACTTGCACGTGTGGGTGCTGTGGGGGGTCTCGGCGGCGTGCGCGGCGTGGGTGCTCAGAAGCCATTTGCTAAAACGACTGGGCCATGTCGCTAGACCAGCCGTCTGGGGGCTTGTTATCTTCTGTCTTGGCTCGGGCGTGCTCTATCCGCTGCTGGCGCCGATCTCCAGAACCAAACTCTTCTCGCAGGCCCATACTCTTGATGCGGACCGGGCCTTCAGGAACAAGTATCCTTCCGACGCTGCCGCGGTCAAATGGCTTCTGGAAAACGCACCAGGTCAGCTTGTCATCGCGGAGGCTAGCACATCCGCCTACGATTGGCCGGGCCGAATCTCTGCTTTCAGTGGGCACTGTGCAGTAGTTGGTTGGTGGGGACATGAGGTAGGATGGCGGGATGAGTTCGAGGCGATACATCACAGAGCATTCGAGATCGAACGGCTCTTCAGGTCGACCGACCCAAACGTGACCATCG is drawn from bacterium and contains these coding sequences:
- a CDS encoding dipeptidase — encoded protein: MYKGMIVADAHCDTVLRALDGHDLTREDPDCHIDLPKLRAGGVDLQVFALWASASTVPKRSAERLLALLAEVSSLISSGSSFVAPARSCSDLEVNLSESKTSLVLAIEGAHCLAPGEGSIDLCHDIGVRLITLCWNNSNWLATSAAQADTFAHGLTPLGRAAVRRMSQRGIIVDVSHASERTFWDVAEVCDRPFIASHSCARALQDHARNLDDEQIRAIAYANGIVGVNFCEAFLRSSPGASIDDVIAHIEYILSLVGDNHVCFGSDFDGIPVGPEGLENVSKLPSLVDRLLERGHTEATVRKVAGENLLRVFREVCG
- a CDS encoding DUF2298 domain-containing protein → MTAYFSTLARLWGASFGLGLLAWPVIMFPCKPLRDRGYAISKVFGTLLVTYGAWLASSLKVVPFGLPSILTSAAVLAITSSLTLLLRRKEVPTLVKPRLRSIALTEVVFIVILALILLLVGYYPDVTPGSEGMMDLGILNSVSRTDYFPAKDVWMSGESMNYYYFGHVLVAAVAKLCQMTPVAFYNPAKALWFALFWLGIFSLGFSMTRRASYGFLAIFLVGIAGNFDALLQLLALCNPLSLDWFGSSRIIPDTINEFPFFSLLWGDLHAYVLSLPLFATSLALIYCLNGRLTPRRGHSDSRETPYGLIVLLALCGGALMVTNAWDLISMSLVLFAVVISALPLVRTGLLRHVIAIARTTFPVLGGAVVLFLPFILSVSQNRPIGFVKERTDSADFVVVFGVLLVPILVEALVAIRFARVGHAGPSGGTSWVVRAFFVVCLYVALGRPTWMLLLLVIPLAVLGYFHMGRLVSGRDKDELEAWLSRGRFFAVLVVSGALIAFSCEMFYVEDVYSGGLARMNTVFKLYLHVWVLWGVSAACAAWVLRSHLLKRLGHVARPAVWGLVIFCLGSGVLYPLLAPISRTKLFSQAHTLDADRAFRNKYPSDAAAVKWLLENAPGQLVIAEASTSAYDWPGRISAFSGHCAVVGWWGHEVGWRDEFEAIHHRAFEIERLFRSTDPNVTIDVISKYGIQLIYYGEVEGEIYGEAGLQKFQSAFETVYASDGVKVFDVRRPKMSVEAGG